The genomic interval tcaccagatctcaatccaatagagcatctttgggatgtggtggaacgggagattcgcatcatggatgtgcagccgacaaatctgcggcaactgtgtgatgccatcatgtcaatatggaccaaaatctctgaggaatgcttccagcaccttgttgaatctatgccacgaagaattgaggcagttctgaaggcaaaagggggtccaacccgttactagcatggtgtacctaataaagtggccggtgagtgtataccgctgagttcagcgcatcgGTTTTCCTGGCatgtgccccagtgctggagatatctgtgttgttaatttcagcactgatatctccccagtgtctgaagggtgggccttacagcctagctgTAACTGGACTGTGAGGAATGACTGTACTCTGAcataaccaggggcgtaactttagtgggtcagtattgagattgcagcttccatctggcccataagccaaggagacccacagattaccctaaccactctaaggttgattaaactccttagtacccgtaaccatcactatcaagaattcacttttGGGATGAAgcaggggccccggacaaaaaattgcacccgggcccacaagactttagttacatcatTGGACATAACCTTTTATTCTCAGAGGTGGTGTTCCTTACCCCCCAATGATGAAGCTGAGTTGTGAGGAAGGCCTCCCCTGATAGTACAAGTCCATATATTATCACACATTGatgaggacttgaaaggtcctctttaatgtccctcttcatcccccccccccccccaagtttaatgtccccctccatctgtccccaaagttttaaaaaaaaaaacactcatactcaGCTCTCCTTGCTCCGCTGCTGCTCTATCAGCAATCCCTGCTCCCGGAGCGTTCAGGGAGTTGCAGGCACGATACAAATTatatcatcacatcgtgcctgcaGCTCCTGGGATCGGAGCACACAGGGGAACAGTGGAGAAGCAGGGAGTGGATGGCTCCTCCAGATGCAGGTGAGATGAAGTTGAGATATACCTTCCACTGACCAGGACAGCAGGACAGGACccgaaatccaggactgtcccattGAATCAAGGACAGTTGGAATGTATGCACATATTGTCATCACAAGTAGGGCTCACAGTTTAGAATGTctgtcagtatatctttggaatgtgggaggaaaccagagcacCCGGTCAATTTCCCTGTTTcagtctcttaataattcttgGGAGGCCCCATGCACTAGAATGGAAatcctggcatagatttcagctgCAACCCACACATGTTTTCTGGCATGATTTACATGTAAATCTGACAGCCAGGAGGTCCCAACTTTGCACCACCATGATCCCGATCCCACTTTACCCACTCTCTTAAAAAGAGGTGAGTAGGGTGGAAGAGTGATACATCTTTGGTGTAAATCAGGAACATGTGCCAAGGATGTGCCACTTCTACACAACGTTTCAGTCCCTTGTTCCTATAAAGGGATTATCCTACtataataaataattgtatatcggGGACTGACCTTTAGGGGTACTACTGTTTCTCTCACAGTTCTCTCACATATTATATACGAGTATGTATGGGGGTGTTCCAATCCAGTATCTATGTGCAGGATAAAAAACAAAGGGCCCCCGGCTGCTATGTTATATAAAGGTGTAAGGGGAGAGTTCCAAAGGTCAGAATTCCCTATAATAACATTATACCATACCCTAGCAGTATTCCATAATGTTACtatatgggaaaacacctttaatgactattaaagatgagcgaacggcgttcgatcgaattgatattcgatcgaatatcaggccgttcgaggtgttcgattccaattgaacaccaggtggcaaactcactaaaaatttgattcccctcccaccttccctggcgcgttttttgcaccaataacagcgcaggggaggtgggacaggaaatacgaccatgtaggcagtgaaaaaaaaatcagaaaaaggaattggcagccGGAAACAGAAAatctccaatttagacgaatggtggatttaccattcgactaatttgggactgtgaactatatgaatgagagacagggacagatctacaggaagggttagctagggataacctttatttagggggaatgtcactcacctagctctttggggctctatcttgtcaggatccctgtcagcttgcgatatgcgcgagctgactttttcccataggaatgcattgaccagcgttgattggccgaatgcccgtacactggccaatcaactctggtcaatgcattcctatagcgagatatagcagtgcccgtgcggttagcctggctactccagacactacacccaaccatccctccagctactcctcctgtaataacatgactagctcagcttgactattccttagtactactaacacgctcagctcggctattccttagtgtaatagcccagctgagcgtgttagtagtactaaggaatagccatatcccatagactataatgtggttcgatattcgatcgaatagtcgaatattgagcggctattcgaaacgaatatcgaatctcgaacattttactgtttgctcatctctaatgactatatTTATGACTTCAGGTCTGTTACCCAGCTTTCTTACATTCCTGCAAAGCACAACTGCCTAATCATTGAGTGATATGATAACAATATAAATCTATAACACATACCTAGATAGGTTAGATTTTCAGGAATGTGAAAGTTGGATGATTTCCATAACATGTAATGTGGGAGGAGGATTAATAGGTTTGTTTCCTCTATGTGCATAGCTGAGATGTATATATTGAGACGTGTTCTATTTTACTGTTAATGCTACTCTGCAAATCTCTTTACTTTTAACTTTGCGCTTGCAACATTGTCTCATGTCAGCTGATGGATGCCATGACTCATTTCAACATTCACAGCTGTGGGAGTAGACCCACGTGCTGCACTCTAATTCGTTTAAACCTATGGATTACGTGCTGTGTTCTAGTTTTAGATATGGAGGCCAACAAAGTATGTTGTGTTGCTGTGGGGGATGGGATGATCTCCCTGGCCCTGGATGGAAAGCAAATATGTTTACCTACTTGCCAAGATTAACCTTTTAAAGGGTCTCTCCTCTTATGTGTTCAATTAGTAAAGACATTATAACTTTCATTGCTATCAATATTACAGGTGAATATAGGAACCATTGTAACATCAGTAGAGATATGCCCCCACAAAATCCACCTAGTATAATGCAATAAATAGAAGACAAAGATGAGTGTCAGGATTCTCTATCTGCCTGCTGCACCTTTAAAGTTATCATGCCAACCTGGGATGCTTTTGCAGGTTCAGAGGCTTCCTGGTTTGGTCCAGGTAGCAGCTGAGGAGGCGTATATAAGACCCCACTCTACTGACACAAGTGCTAACTAATTAGTTTGCTattcctagtttggctctccatTTTGTCTGTGTGTACCTGTTTGCttattgacctttggcttgctcCCTGGATACATTATTTGCCTCCTGTGTTTGGATTTGTGATCCTTGGCTTGTTTCTCGGATATTTATTTTGTCTTCTGATTCTGCCTATTACTtcttctcctggttttgacctgtACTTGTATGACTTGTCTTATCTCCACATCACTGAGTAAGTTGTAGTAGATTTTATTTTGGTTCCTGCATCTTTGCGTTTATTATTGGTACATCTATCTGTGACAATTCAGATTTCTAGATTCAATGCAAGTCGAACTCGCTTCGTGGTGAGCTCCGATGAAGGCGCCTATGGGGGTCTGTCTTGGCTCGCAGAAGTGTGCTAGTTTTAAATAGCTCTCTCTACTGCTTGTAGTTATCAGCCAATCTGAACCTGCAAAAGCTTCCCAGGTTGGCATGGTAAGGAGGGAGGCATAGTTGGAGCCTTTTAAACAGTGTTTAGATTCAATTTAGGAAAAGAGAGGATGGACAGAAGTAGGGGGAGACTTCGGATTGACTCAGAGCATACAACATGGCACTGATATCATCCCCTACTGTCACTATAGGTGGTTTGGAGAAAGGAAACATATTGCTCGTTTTACAGTTACAAAGCACGCCATGGAAATCTTACAGAGAGATGCTTTAAACTTAAACACTTGCCGAATTATAaatgcagctctagagtataatgcaATGAGTATAATGTCTGTAATTAGTCTGCCTGTCTATGACAATGATCAATCAATGATGAACCAAGAAGATGAGGGTGGATGATaagctatctatttatttatcgatTACTATTTGCAGTACACTGAATTGTGGGAGGACAAATAAACACATGAGATATAGGTGCTTTGTAAGTGCAGTATGTATTGCTggtgctccagagctgcattcatgatTGTGTTGGCTTTACAGGTAAAGTTGCACAGCATTCCATAGTTGGTCAGTACCGGCATAAAGATTGTTCTGGTTATTTGTGTTCTGGGACATGCTTTCTTCACACCAAGTTCTATATAACCATCTGATGAAAGTTTGGAAATGCTAACTGCCCCGCCACAGTTGTTCTATTAGACTCATGTATGACCAACTGAATAGTGAATATATCTATGAAGCATAATTGAGGATGTAACAGAAAATATgtgtaagtaatgtaatatatgttcacagtgattccaccagcagaatagggagtgcaGCTCAGGAGTATAAAGTACCATACGGTAACTAAGGATCACTAAAGGATGAGTAGTGTATATAAAAAGTGacctttctatataaataaattctATATGTAGTGTATCAAATGGTTTCTGAAGGTGGTTAtatctttacattttttttatccaatttttttttcatttacataaAATTCTGGCAATTTTGacctttttttgcatttaatccCACTTGTATGTACCTTGGGAACATTGTATTGTAGAGATTCTACTTTCTGAACCTGCCTAGTACAATACTGGATACATTCATTACTCAATCTACGTAGCCCACACAATAATAGTAACAGGGAATGCGTCAGCATACATGGAAACACATCCAGTTAATTGACAGAAACTGGTGTTTTATTCACTATGGCGTAATCTCGCAGGAGGGGACTATGAATCACGATTCGGTActaaatattataaagctgactCATCTGTGCTACAACTTTTGTTATAAAAATGAACATGAACATGGACATGCTTGAAATGTGATCATCAGGTATTATGTGCTGACAGGTTGTATAAAGGACACATATATTGGGGATGGGGAAATTCTTCAATCAGTTTGTTATCTCATATAATTTAAAGAAAAATGAATATTTTGCTAGATTATCTACCAGATTCCTCTCTCTAGTGGCCCAACATATTATTAGCCAAGTGTCTTTGCTGTCTTTCGTTGGCCACTATGTTGTTTTGTAGCATATCATTGGCCAATAAGTGAAGTTGTGCTATTATTTACCTGCAGGTGGGATTTTCACATATCATTGGTCAAGAGGGGGCATTGTTCTATATTGGTAGACAGTAGGTGACATTGTGGTCTGGTTGGCCTACAGGTGATGATGTTCTGTATCTTTGGGCAACAAGTGGCCTTGTGCTGTATTATTGGCCAACAGGTGGTGATATACTCTATTATATGCCACAAATAAAATTATGATATATTATTGACGAAAGAGGgtattgtaatatattattgtcaAACAGGTGGaattgtactatactatattgtTGGAAACAAGAGTTTTTGGGGAACATTTGCTATTGCTCTTATGACACTTTAAAGTAACATGAACCATAGTTTTGGCACATTAGTGCACTTTACAAATTTAAGTAAATATGAACCAAAAAGCTGTGGAAAGTGCCGCTCGCTGGACACTTTTCCTTCTAAGACTCAAAAATGGGCATGGCTAAGACGTGTTATAGAATTAGACAGAAGCAATGAATTAGCCCATTTttaatgacttgtaagtgctacaggcttgtaTTTTGGGTGGCAACTTTGTGGCTGTGTTGtacctagttgaaaagtgatgaaggatAGCGGGCAGCATCAGCAGTatagtaaatggaacatgatacaAGGAGATGGAGTCCTCCAAAATTTCCATCTAGTGTTATGAAGTAACTAGTATACAGGgagaagggggaggagggaggtgcATCTTCTCTGTTGAAGCATAATGTCGGAGGCATACACCAAGGAGGAGACACCTGATTGGCTCAGAGCACACAGTACATGTCTGACATCATACCTAAGTGAACCAGCCCTCTATGCAGGTTGAATATGAGGAGCACACTTACTTTATTTgatctccaattttttttttgctcaaaaatGCCAAAATCGCCAGAAAAAATCCTATATAATGCTAACCTGTATAAACTTGTTGTCCCAATCTGTTGGCATCTAGAATGGGCAGAATACATAAAATGACTCTTGTTTATATTTATAGAAACTCTGGAACTTTAATAGATTTATTATGTTTATAAAGACAACTTCTGTATTGGTAGCAGCAATTTACTGTACATGTGAATAAATGGAGCAGCACACCACATTGAAAAAACACAGGAACATAGCTATGTACAAGTTTCAGGTTGGCATCTTACCATACCTTAAATAATACAGTCTAATGGACAACCTCTGTGCCAAGGGCAGATGTTCCAAACAGACAGGCCATGTAACTAAACCCATGAGATGGGGCCAGCTTTGGGCCCATGGCCCATGGCTTTGTGAACCTGTATGGGTTGCCACAGATACATAGTTGCAGAAATGCTTACAAACAAGGGGGATTGGTGGGCCAGGTGGGCCTTCAACAGAGAAAGTGGGGCCCGATTACATAAACCAGCCACTGCAGGgaccaatttttatttttctctgtttgttctataacaaaaaaatataagaattaaaatgttttttcatagttaaaggagtattcctaaATTAGATATGTCAATCTGATATGGTATAAGACTCTCATTGGTGACAAATAGAACATGCCGTTTCCCTCAACATGTTTTGCCGGAGACTTTATTGGTATTGGGGTGTATAAGTTATATGCCCCATCCAAAAAAATGGTATAGACATCTGCTCTTCCTGTGAGTCTTTATTCAGGTAGGGGGTAATGACAGTGCATTGTTGTATATATTTACCCCCAAAGGCTGACCCCTAGGGATTTATTTCACTTTTTGTTGTCTATTATGGATATTTGATCGATATTTCAAGGATTTTGTACAGTGGGTGGAACAAAGCGATCATTAATTGCCAATGGTGAATTGTGAAGCAAAGGAATTCATTATTGGCCCCAATACCTACTTGGGTCTTTTATGTTTTAGATCTGGTCATATTTACTGCATGTCAGACTCACAGGGTCCAGGAAGCTGAGAAGTTGGTTAAGGGGTCCACAAACAGGTGGTCACAGTGATTTTCTTTACCTTCCTAATGAAACATGTGCCCTATTGGGTCTAGAAAATtacttttttaactttttgaaCTCCATTAATTTGGGAGTACACGTAGAAATGAATAGAGCATCAATAAAGATGTTGTGGCACCTGTTAGAGTAGGGGTGAATTACTGTGCTAGGCATAGCCTCATGTATGGATGCTCCAaagggtctgcagcaaatttgtgCGGTCTTCAGAGTTTGGACTCCCAAAAATCACAGTGATGGCAATTCAAGATGGCTGCCATTTTTATGAAAAGATTAATCATGAATGAATGCCTAGTGATTTCTCTACTATGATAATACATTTTCCACATGTAAGCTTTTTGGAATGCTGTTATGTTGCCATTATGGGTGGAATGTATTAATGAAGGGGGTTGTATGGATTATTAAAATGCagcttcttccagaaacagcacgaGAACATCCATGGACTATAGAGACAGTGAACTGCAATACTACAAGCAAGCAACATGTGTACAATTCCTTTAAGTGTTGTTAGCTCTATATTTTCAGATATATAGGGGACCAGGGTTGATATGGCAAAAATATTCTGCTTTTAGATGATCAACCATTCTCAGAAGGAATGCTTGGAAAACTAAAAAAGACCAGGATGACTAACTTGACAGGTGGTTTAACCTTTTGCCTTAACCCTTTTGCACCTCATTTCATTAAATTGTGGTGTAATTTCTGTTATAGTTAGCAATTTTAACTTTTTCTGGGAAAATAATTTTGACATCATTACCAGCTTCTCTGTTGGCTTTCATATAGAAATCCTTTTTCTTACGGATGAGGTGGCTGTATTTAGCATTGGCCAACCAGGTCTCACACTTTGAGAAGAAAACAATTCCAGTTGTGATAAGGACAATAAGGCAAGTAAGAAGACCTAGGACAATGAAACATATGATCTGACTCCTGCTGAGGAATGGATCCATATTGTGGACAGTCTCCTTCATTGTGATTTTCAAGACCTCATGTCCCTGGTGTGGGAAGATCTTGTGGTGGGACTGAAAATGATAATGATTGACTACTGAATGGACCTTCTTATTGGTATTCAATACATCACATGTAGCTCCTGTGTATTCGGGTAGACATGTGCATTGATATCCTCTGACCTTCTCATAGCAGGTCCCACCATGGGCACAGGGATTGCTGCTACAGAAGGATGTGACTTCCTCACAAGACCGACCACTAAAGCCAACTGGACATTTGCACTCAATTCCTGCATCAACATTAGTGCAATTACCACCATTTATGCAAGGGTTTGGGTTACAGCCATCTTTCTTTACTTCACAGTTATTGCCTTCAAAGCCGAAAGGACATTGACAAGAAGCTTTAGAAGCAAAGCCATTGTTGTCTATGCAAGTTCCTCCATTCTTGCAAGGAGACCTGT from Leptodactylus fuscus isolate aLepFus1 chromosome 7, aLepFus1.hap2, whole genome shotgun sequence carries:
- the DLK1 gene encoding protein delta homolog 1 translates to MELPVLLLCFILSHSIVSATQGACRLGCHPTNGYCESPGECRCHTGWKGQFCDQCILFPGCVHGSCNKPWQCICDEGWIGSHCSIDIHPCAAVPCSSNSTCIETGDGGYICLCAPGFTGKNCMVKRGPCDTKGSPCKNGGTCIDNNGFASKASCQCPFGFEGNNCEVKKDGCNPNPCINGGNCTNVDAGIECKCPVGFSGRSCEEVTSFCSSNPCAHGGTCYEKVRGYQCTCLPEYTGATCDVLNTNKKVHSVVNHYHFQSHHKIFPHQGHEVLKITMKETVHNMDPFLSRSQIICFIVLGLLTCLIVLITTGIVFFSKCETWLANAKYSHLIRKKKDFYMKANREAGNDVKIIFPEKVKIANYNRNYTTI